A single window of Gammaproteobacteria bacterium DNA harbors:
- a CDS encoding response regulator transcription factor — MKFLIADDHHLIREGLKNTLESVYNDLLVVEAKDGGQVVEMVENNPDLDLILLDYFMPLTDGFSLVTTLCDRFSSIPVIVISASDDPALMHKVLDRGVAGFIPKATNQELIVRAIQLVLSGGTYIPPELMEPVNAAVNGANTISTAPVEGSIVLAESAHMFSRLTHRQQEVLRLLAKGETNKDISRHLNVSENTVKVHVTAILKALGVSNRTQAVIVSQKMGLSG; from the coding sequence TTGAAGTTCCTTATTGCTGATGACCATCATCTCATCAGAGAAGGTCTTAAAAACACTCTGGAGAGTGTCTATAACGATCTCCTGGTAGTTGAAGCCAAGGATGGCGGGCAAGTTGTGGAGATGGTCGAAAATAATCCGGATCTCGATCTGATCCTGCTCGACTATTTCATGCCGCTGACGGACGGTTTTTCATTGGTCACGACTCTGTGTGACCGCTTCTCCTCCATTCCCGTCATTGTCATCTCGGCTTCCGACGACCCGGCGCTGATGCACAAGGTGCTCGATCGCGGTGTCGCCGGGTTCATTCCTAAGGCCACCAATCAGGAACTGATCGTGCGCGCGATCCAGCTCGTGCTGTCGGGGGGTACGTATATTCCGCCGGAGCTGATGGAGCCGGTCAACGCGGCGGTTAATGGCGCGAATACTATCAGCACGGCTCCGGTCGAGGGATCCATCGTGCTGGCGGAGTCCGCGCACATGTTTTCCAGGTTGACACATCGGCAGCAGGAAGTGCTTCGGTTGCTGGCCAAGGGTGAGACCAACAAGGATATCTCCCGCCACCTGAACGTGTCGGAGAACACCGTCAAGGTCCATGTCACGGCCATTCTGAAGGCCCTGGGCGTCAGTAACCGGACGCAGGCCGTGATAGTATCCCAGAAGATGGGGCTGTCGGGATAA
- a CDS encoding helix-turn-helix domain-containing protein — MRPIRAARLRAHLTLIEATDLCGVTLRTFQRWERGYREPPPAAIRLLEHRADLGEINDVWRGWRIFNDCLHSGKRTFNESIERNRQDTLR; from the coding sequence ATGCGTCCGATTCGTGCCGCCCGTCTACGGGCACATCTAACCCTCATTGAAGCCACTGATCTGTGCGGCGTGACCCTCAGAACCTTCCAGCGCTGGGAACGTGGCTACCGAGAGCCACCCCCAGCCGCAATACGTTTACTTGAGCATCGAGCCGACCTGGGTGAGATTAATGATGTATGGCGTGGTTGGCGGATTTTTAATGATTGCTTGCATTCGGGCAAACGTACATTTAATGAAAGTATTGAGAGAAATCGACAGGACACCCTGCGGTAA